In Microbacterium esteraromaticum, the following proteins share a genomic window:
- a CDS encoding histidine kinase N-terminal domain-containing protein, which produces MSTLSDLVHAQGLLTDADVEWLHRLAGDGQLLADLASADMVIWIKTSDGSFIAVTHSRPSGAATLFYRDLVGEKVRPQWRTQVQSAFESGAIVDSSSPDWFEETPTRVRAVPIRRREGNSDEGRIIGVLTRHTNLGEVRMPSRQQISFDECANELFQMITSGEFPDLAAPTAPRRGAPRASDGLIRLDVDGIATFASPNALSAFNRMGFDDELEGESLAEVTTRLVPPSRQVDESLPVVVTGRAPWRTDMEARGVTVSLRAIPLKDHGTRIGAIVLCRDVSELRHQEQELITKDATIREIHHRVKNNLQTVASLLRIQARRTHSEEAREALTQAMRRVESIAVVHDTLASGLAQTVDFDEVFDRVLKLVAEVAAAPNTRARTQLEGRFGVLPSEYATPLALALTEVVTNAVEHGLAGQEGIVRIEATRTSELLRVTVADSGHGLPEGRVGQGLGTQIVRTLIQGELSGSIEWKGAEGEGTEVIIEIPMRWISV; this is translated from the coding sequence GTGTCAACACTCAGCGACCTCGTCCACGCCCAGGGTCTTCTCACCGACGCCGACGTCGAATGGCTGCATCGTCTCGCCGGCGACGGCCAGCTGCTGGCGGACCTCGCCTCCGCTGACATGGTGATCTGGATCAAGACCTCCGACGGATCGTTCATCGCGGTCACCCATTCCCGCCCCAGCGGTGCCGCCACGCTCTTCTACCGCGATCTGGTCGGCGAGAAGGTGCGACCCCAGTGGCGTACCCAGGTGCAGTCGGCCTTCGAATCCGGAGCCATCGTCGACTCCTCGTCACCTGACTGGTTCGAGGAGACGCCTACTCGAGTGCGCGCAGTGCCGATCCGGCGTCGTGAGGGCAACAGCGATGAGGGGCGCATCATCGGCGTCCTCACCAGGCACACCAACCTCGGCGAGGTGCGGATGCCCTCCCGCCAGCAGATCAGCTTCGACGAGTGTGCGAACGAGCTGTTCCAGATGATCACCTCAGGCGAGTTCCCGGATCTCGCCGCTCCGACAGCACCGCGGCGGGGCGCGCCGCGTGCATCCGACGGTCTGATCCGCCTGGACGTCGACGGCATCGCGACCTTCGCGAGTCCGAACGCGCTGTCCGCCTTCAACCGGATGGGCTTCGACGACGAGCTCGAGGGCGAGTCCCTGGCGGAGGTCACGACCCGGCTCGTCCCGCCGTCACGGCAGGTCGACGAATCCCTGCCGGTCGTCGTCACCGGCCGCGCTCCCTGGCGCACCGACATGGAAGCTCGCGGGGTCACTGTCTCTCTTCGCGCCATCCCGCTGAAAGACCATGGCACTCGCATCGGCGCGATCGTGCTCTGCCGCGACGTGTCCGAGCTCCGGCACCAGGAGCAGGAGCTGATCACCAAGGATGCCACGATCCGTGAGATCCACCACCGGGTGAAGAACAACCTGCAGACCGTCGCGTCGCTGCTGCGCATCCAGGCGCGACGCACCCACTCGGAGGAGGCCCGCGAGGCGCTCACGCAGGCGATGCGCCGCGTCGAGTCGATCGCCGTCGTGCACGACACGCTCGCGAGCGGCCTCGCTCAGACGGTCGACTTCGACGAGGTGTTCGACCGCGTGCTGAAGCTCGTGGCAGAGGTGGCGGCGGCGCCCAACACGCGCGCGCGCACGCAGCTCGAGGGCCGATTCGGCGTGCTGCCGAGCGAGTACGCCACGCCCCTGGCGCTGGCACTGACCGAGGTGGTCACGAATGCCGTCGAGCACGGCCTCGCGGGCCAGGAGGGCATCGTGCGCATCGAGGCGACCCGCACCTCGGAGCTGCTGCGGGTGACGGTGGCGGACAGCGGACACGGCCTGCCGGAGGGGCGCGTGGGCCAGGGACTCGGCACGCAGATCGTGCGCACCCTGATCCAGGGCGAGCTGAGCGGCAGCATCGAGTGGAAGGGCGCCGAGGGCGAGGGCACCGAGGTGATCATCGAGATCCCCATGCGCTGGATCTCGGTCTGA
- a CDS encoding WhiB family transcriptional regulator yields MDWRDKAACLTVDPELFFPVGNTGPAVDQIEKAKAVCATCTVTEICLQYALESGQDSGVWGGLSEDERRALKRRAARARRAG; encoded by the coding sequence ATGGATTGGCGCGACAAAGCAGCCTGCCTGACCGTCGACCCCGAGCTGTTCTTCCCCGTCGGGAACACCGGACCGGCGGTCGACCAGATCGAGAAGGCGAAGGCCGTCTGCGCCACCTGCACCGTCACCGAGATCTGCCTGCAGTACGCCCTGGAGTCCGGCCAGGACTCGGGCGTGTGGGGCGGTCTCTCGGAAGACGAGCGCCGCGCTCTCAAGCGCCGCGCAGCCCGCGCCCGCCGCGCAGGCTGA
- the bcp gene encoding thioredoxin-dependent thiol peroxidase, producing the protein MTTRLEPGTPAPDFSLLNQDGESVSLADLRGEKVILYFYPAAMTPGCTTQACDFRDSISSLQGAGYTVIGVSRDEPAKLASFRERDGLTFELLSDPDHAVHTAYGVWGEKMNYGKVVEGVIRSTFVIDEHGVITLAQYNVKATGHVARLRKTLGIDA; encoded by the coding sequence GTGACGACACGCCTCGAACCCGGTACGCCCGCCCCTGATTTCTCGCTCCTGAACCAGGATGGCGAGTCTGTCTCGCTCGCGGATCTGCGCGGCGAGAAGGTCATCCTGTACTTCTACCCGGCCGCGATGACGCCGGGCTGCACCACGCAGGCCTGCGATTTCCGCGACAGCATCTCGTCGCTGCAGGGCGCCGGCTACACGGTGATCGGCGTCTCTCGCGACGAGCCCGCGAAGCTGGCGTCGTTCCGCGAGCGCGACGGGCTCACGTTCGAGCTGCTCAGCGACCCAGACCACGCCGTGCACACCGCCTACGGCGTGTGGGGCGAGAAGATGAACTACGGCAAGGTCGTCGAGGGCGTCATCCGCTCGACCTTCGTCATCGACGAGCACGGCGTGATCACGCTCGCGCAGTACAACGTCAAGGCCACCGGACACGTCGCGCGACTGCGGAAGACGCTCGGCATCGACGCCTGA
- the rsgA gene encoding ribosome small subunit-dependent GTPase A, with product MSWLGDDDLDELEEFDESRIRTRPNPKANRPRTKRRPAHDDAEIGRILGVDRGRYSVLLGEDTPEERMITAARARELRRTPIVTGDRARVVGDRSGDEGTLGRIVGIVDRTSLLRRSADDTDQVERVIVANADQMLVVVAAADPEPRARLVDRYLVAALDAGIRPLLVVTKTDLADPAEFLSHFDGLDLTVFTSARGQMPVDEIGEALVGHSTVFVGHSGVGKSTLVNALVPEARRATGHVNEVTGRGRHTSSSTVSLRYMSADGSGWVIDTPGVRSFGLGHVDPANILTAYTELAEIAEDCPRGCTHLADAEDCALNEAASDGTLSETGKARLESLQRLLATFAG from the coding sequence GTGAGCTGGCTCGGCGACGACGACCTCGACGAGCTCGAGGAGTTCGACGAGAGCCGCATCCGCACCCGGCCGAATCCGAAGGCCAACCGTCCGCGAACGAAGCGCCGTCCTGCGCACGACGATGCCGAGATCGGGCGCATCCTCGGAGTCGACCGGGGCCGTTACAGCGTGCTGCTCGGCGAGGACACCCCCGAGGAGCGCATGATCACGGCCGCCAGGGCGCGTGAGCTGCGACGCACGCCGATCGTGACCGGCGACCGAGCGCGGGTCGTCGGCGACCGCTCCGGGGATGAGGGAACGCTCGGGCGCATCGTCGGCATCGTCGATCGGACCTCACTGCTGCGTCGCAGCGCCGACGACACCGACCAGGTCGAGAGGGTCATCGTCGCGAACGCCGACCAGATGCTGGTCGTGGTGGCCGCAGCCGACCCGGAGCCACGCGCCCGACTCGTGGACCGATACCTCGTGGCGGCCCTGGATGCCGGCATCCGCCCCCTCCTCGTCGTCACCAAGACCGACCTCGCCGATCCGGCGGAGTTCCTCTCGCACTTCGACGGACTCGACCTGACCGTCTTCACCAGCGCTCGCGGCCAGATGCCCGTCGACGAGATCGGCGAGGCCCTGGTCGGCCACTCCACGGTCTTCGTCGGGCACTCCGGCGTCGGCAAGTCCACCCTGGTCAACGCTCTGGTTCCCGAAGCGCGACGCGCGACGGGTCACGTCAACGAGGTGACGGGCCGCGGCCGACACACCTCCTCGTCGACTGTGTCGCTGCGCTACATGAGCGCAGACGGCAGCGGGTGGGTCATCGATACCCCCGGCGTGCGCTCATTCGGGCTGGGGCACGTCGATCCGGCCAACATCCTCACCGCGTACACCGAGCTCGCTGAGATCGCCGAGGACTGCCCCCGTGGCTGCACGCATCTGGCCGACGCCGAGGACTGCGCCCTGAACGAGGCCGCGTCAGACGGCACGCTCAGCGAGACCGGCAAGGCGAGGCTGGAGTCGCTGCAGCGTCTGCTGGCCACGTTCGCCGGATAG
- the aroA gene encoding 3-phosphoshikimate 1-carboxyvinyltransferase: MSTERYSPAPARGRYLAPDVDHAVHASVTVPGSKSLTNRELVIAAIADGPGRLIRPLHSDDSRRMIDALRLLGVGIEEEPSDGEFGPDLLVTPAHLHGGVTIDCGQAGTVMRFIAPLAGLAHDEIHLTAHESALHRPMGALITGLRDLGVDIDDEGTWSLPFTVRGHGRIRGGRVEIDASGSSQFVSGLLLAAPRFDVGLHLVHTGDRLPSLPHIDMTIESLSRRGIRIERPATGEWLVEAGIPRAKDVAIEPDLSNAAPFLAAALVTGGEVTVTGWPLHSTQPGALLPEILHALGAHTSRHGGALTVRAGDGIRGLDIDLSAASELTPTIVGLAAFADGPTTIHGVAHIRAHETDRIAALVNNLRALGGEAEELPDGLRITPRPLHGGVWPAYHDHRMATTGALIGLRVPGVEIDDIGTTAKTLPEFALLWERMLKGAIA, from the coding sequence ATGAGCACTGAACGGTATTCCCCCGCACCCGCTCGAGGTCGCTACCTCGCGCCGGACGTAGACCATGCTGTGCACGCGTCCGTCACCGTCCCCGGCTCCAAGTCGCTCACCAACCGCGAGCTGGTGATCGCCGCGATCGCCGACGGTCCTGGCCGGCTCATCCGCCCGCTGCACTCCGACGACTCGCGGCGCATGATCGACGCGCTGCGGCTGCTGGGCGTCGGGATCGAGGAGGAGCCGTCCGACGGGGAGTTCGGGCCCGACCTCCTCGTCACCCCCGCTCACCTCCACGGCGGCGTGACCATTGACTGCGGCCAGGCCGGCACCGTGATGCGCTTCATCGCGCCGCTGGCCGGTCTCGCCCACGATGAGATCCACCTCACCGCGCATGAGAGCGCGCTGCACCGGCCGATGGGGGCCCTGATCACCGGCCTCCGCGACCTCGGCGTCGACATCGACGATGAAGGCACCTGGTCGCTGCCCTTCACCGTGCGCGGGCACGGACGCATCCGCGGCGGCCGCGTCGAGATCGACGCCTCAGGGTCGAGCCAGTTCGTCTCCGGCCTGCTGCTCGCGGCACCGCGCTTCGACGTGGGCCTGCATCTGGTGCACACCGGCGATCGGCTCCCGAGCCTGCCGCACATCGACATGACCATCGAATCGCTCAGCCGCCGTGGCATCCGCATCGAACGACCGGCCACGGGCGAGTGGCTGGTTGAGGCCGGCATCCCGCGGGCGAAGGACGTCGCGATCGAGCCCGACCTCTCCAATGCTGCACCGTTCCTGGCGGCAGCCCTGGTGACCGGCGGCGAGGTGACGGTCACCGGCTGGCCGCTGCACTCGACCCAGCCTGGTGCCCTGCTGCCTGAGATCCTGCACGCCCTCGGCGCCCACACCAGCAGACACGGCGGTGCTCTGACCGTGCGCGCCGGAGACGGCATCCGCGGCCTCGACATCGACCTGTCGGCGGCGAGCGAACTCACGCCGACCATCGTCGGCCTCGCCGCCTTCGCCGACGGCCCCACGACCATCCACGGCGTCGCCCACATCCGGGCACACGAGACCGACCGCATCGCGGCGCTCGTCAACAACCTGCGCGCGCTGGGCGGCGAGGCTGAAGAGCTGCCGGACGGCCTGCGCATCACGCCGCGCCCCCTTCACGGCGGCGTCTGGCCCGCGTACCACGACCACAGGATGGCGACGACGGGCGCGCTGATCGGACTTCGCGTGCCTGGCGTGGAGATCGACGACATCGGCACGACCGCGAAGACGCTTCCCGAGTTCGCCCTGCTGTGGGAGCGGATGCTGAAGGGCGCCATCGCGTGA
- a CDS encoding sigma-70 family RNA polymerase sigma factor, giving the protein MTATLLPDRTDENAVDVLSRLDWPVMDETAPSDPRRDFEEQAIPFMDQLYAAAMRMTRNPADAADLVQETFVKAYGAWSTFSQGTNLKAWLYRILTNTYINIYRKRQREPFQGTIDELEDWQLGGAESTTASHSRSAEAEAIDRMPASVVKDALQEVPEDFRLAVYLADVEGFSYQEIADIMKTPIGTVMSRLHRGRRMLRELLADYAAERGIRAAEPRSRK; this is encoded by the coding sequence ATGACGGCGACCCTGCTGCCTGACCGCACCGACGAGAACGCTGTAGACGTGCTCTCCCGCCTAGACTGGCCCGTGATGGACGAGACAGCTCCCAGCGATCCTCGACGCGATTTCGAGGAGCAGGCGATCCCCTTCATGGATCAGCTCTATGCCGCGGCGATGCGCATGACGCGCAACCCGGCCGACGCAGCCGACCTCGTCCAGGAGACGTTCGTGAAGGCGTACGGCGCGTGGTCGACGTTCTCGCAGGGAACGAACCTGAAGGCGTGGCTGTATCGCATCCTCACCAACACGTACATCAACATCTACCGCAAGCGCCAGCGTGAGCCGTTCCAGGGCACGATCGACGAACTCGAGGACTGGCAGCTGGGCGGGGCCGAGTCGACGACCGCGTCGCACAGCCGCTCCGCCGAGGCGGAGGCGATCGACCGGATGCCTGCATCCGTCGTCAAGGATGCCCTTCAGGAGGTGCCCGAGGACTTCCGCCTCGCGGTCTACCTGGCTGACGTCGAGGGATTCTCGTACCAGGAGATCGCCGACATCATGAAGACCCCCATCGGCACCGTGATGAGCCGCCTGCACCGTGGCAGGCGCATGCTCCGCGAGCTGCTGGCCGACTACGCCGCTGAACGAGGAATCCGTGCGGCCGAACCGAGGAGCAGGAAATGA
- a CDS encoding zf-HC2 domain-containing protein, whose protein sequence is MSDCGCEKARRDLEEYLRNEVCRTGHTEIREHLENCESCKDEALVAKTLTEVVARACKETAPEELRDQVMAPLRAAQATH, encoded by the coding sequence ATGAGCGACTGCGGCTGCGAGAAGGCGCGCCGGGATCTCGAGGAGTACCTTCGCAACGAGGTGTGCCGCACCGGGCACACCGAGATCCGCGAGCATCTCGAGAACTGCGAGTCCTGCAAAGACGAGGCGCTCGTCGCGAAGACCCTCACCGAGGTCGTCGCTCGCGCGTGCAAGGAGACCGCGCCCGAAGAGCTGCGCGATCAGGTGATGGCTCCCCTGCGAGCCGCCCAGGCCACTCACTGA
- a CDS encoding GNAT family N-acetyltransferase codes for MTATNPSPVPVDPRSAQRLSAAGLRYRLVDMDDAVDGEAFLRADARGFLDEEPTDAQVEQMRATMRLRRNIGVFDEAAGIWPVATVNSWVTPLTVPGGEIGMWAISSVTVAGTHRRRGIARSLLEGELRAADSSGVAVAGLTASEATIYSRYGFGAAVPVVRFTVDTARAGWAAASTAEGRVSYVDKQTLADDLERLHEASRTVRSGQVAGWRGRWLRMAGLAAGDKEAAAVRGLRFTDGEGVVQGAMAYTLSELPGAFRSEMKIRSLITTSDEALRALWQFVVQHDLVTNARVDLRPLDDPLPWLVADQRAVTAETHDHGWLRILDAEAALTARTYSAPLDIVLSVTDPLGFAEGRWRVRVDAEGQCSVESTDSDHDISLGVVELSALYAGGVPATQLAAAGRIGGDVEAVAAVSAAFRAQRAPHLGIWY; via the coding sequence ATGACCGCGACGAATCCGAGTCCCGTTCCCGTCGACCCCCGGTCCGCGCAGCGCTTGAGCGCGGCCGGACTGCGATACCGTCTCGTCGACATGGACGACGCCGTCGACGGAGAGGCATTCCTTCGCGCTGATGCCCGCGGCTTCCTCGATGAGGAGCCCACCGATGCCCAGGTCGAGCAGATGCGAGCCACTATGCGGCTCCGCCGCAACATCGGCGTCTTCGATGAGGCCGCAGGTATCTGGCCGGTCGCCACCGTCAACAGCTGGGTCACCCCGCTGACGGTGCCAGGCGGCGAGATCGGCATGTGGGCGATCAGCTCCGTCACGGTCGCGGGCACGCATCGCCGCCGCGGCATCGCACGCAGCCTGCTCGAGGGCGAGCTGCGCGCGGCCGATTCATCGGGCGTCGCCGTCGCGGGTCTCACCGCGTCCGAGGCGACGATCTACAGCCGCTACGGCTTCGGCGCGGCGGTGCCGGTTGTGCGGTTCACCGTCGACACGGCTCGCGCGGGGTGGGCGGCGGCATCTACGGCCGAAGGCCGCGTGTCCTACGTCGACAAGCAGACGCTCGCAGACGATCTGGAGCGCCTGCACGAGGCATCCCGCACCGTGCGCTCCGGTCAGGTCGCGGGGTGGCGCGGCCGATGGCTGCGTATGGCCGGACTCGCCGCGGGAGACAAAGAGGCTGCTGCCGTCCGGGGTCTGCGTTTCACCGACGGTGAGGGCGTCGTGCAGGGTGCGATGGCGTATACGCTCTCGGAGCTGCCCGGCGCCTTCCGCTCGGAGATGAAGATCCGATCTCTCATCACGACCTCGGACGAGGCGCTCCGCGCACTCTGGCAGTTCGTCGTGCAGCACGACCTGGTCACGAACGCCCGTGTCGACCTGCGGCCGCTCGACGACCCGCTGCCCTGGCTGGTCGCCGATCAGCGAGCCGTCACCGCCGAGACGCACGACCACGGATGGCTGCGCATTCTCGACGCCGAGGCGGCTCTGACCGCACGCACCTACAGCGCACCGCTCGACATCGTGCTGAGCGTGACCGACCCGCTCGGCTTCGCGGAAGGCCGCTGGCGGGTTCGCGTCGATGCAGAGGGACAGTGCTCGGTCGAGTCCACCGATTCCGACCACGACATCAGTCTCGGAGTCGTCGAGCTGTCGGCGCTCTACGCCGGGGGAGTGCCCGCGACCCAGCTCGCCGCAGCAGGGCGCATCGGCGGCGATGTCGAAGCTGTCGCCGCGGTCTCGGCCGCTTTCCGAGCGCAGCGCGCCCCTCATCTCGGCATCTGGTACTGA
- a CDS encoding APC family permease gives MSTRDSALIAPHLDAPRAGGLGLLPGIALYLASVLGTGLLVLPGLAARTAGPASVVSVLAVTLLAIPLAGAFAALAARHPDPGGVAAYARRALGPIAARAAGYWFLFGVAAGGAVVAMLGARYISIVVGIDDAAEPLIALGFLALPFVSNLFGVRIAGWLQLGLTALLMAVVVTVIALAAPAVEPAHFRPFLPHGWGGVGTAIVMFVRAFAGWEVGTHISGEFRRPRRTIPIATAVTLVVSGTAYLVLQIVTVGALGDRAGEGDVVLLELARTGDLAAAPALVGAAAGIVALGVMNVYIAAFAKLGASLAASGDLPVWFSKGAANGEVPRRALLLTGGVVSVYFIAALAMGGDLQPFILVHTASMVAIYVIGMVAAVRLLPRRTAGHRCASIAVVLTFALLPLAGIALIVPAFLALTAWGVQKLRSRRTL, from the coding sequence GTGAGCACCAGGGACTCCGCGCTGATCGCCCCGCATCTCGATGCGCCGCGCGCCGGCGGACTCGGGCTGCTGCCGGGGATCGCGCTGTATCTCGCCTCTGTGCTCGGCACAGGCCTGCTCGTGCTGCCAGGACTCGCCGCTCGCACCGCAGGCCCGGCCAGCGTTGTGTCGGTTCTCGCGGTCACGCTGCTGGCGATCCCGCTCGCCGGAGCATTCGCGGCGCTGGCGGCCAGGCATCCCGACCCCGGTGGAGTCGCCGCGTACGCCCGACGCGCGCTCGGACCGATCGCGGCCCGGGCCGCCGGATACTGGTTCCTCTTCGGCGTCGCCGCCGGAGGGGCCGTCGTGGCCATGCTGGGTGCGCGGTACATCTCGATCGTGGTGGGCATCGATGATGCCGCGGAGCCTCTGATCGCGCTCGGATTCCTGGCCCTGCCGTTCGTCTCGAACCTCTTCGGAGTCCGGATCGCCGGCTGGCTCCAGCTCGGGCTCACCGCTCTGCTCATGGCCGTCGTCGTGACGGTGATCGCTCTCGCCGCTCCCGCCGTCGAACCAGCGCATTTCCGACCCTTCCTGCCTCATGGCTGGGGTGGGGTCGGCACCGCCATCGTCATGTTCGTGCGGGCGTTCGCGGGCTGGGAGGTCGGGACGCACATCTCGGGCGAGTTCCGCCGGCCACGTCGGACGATACCGATCGCGACCGCGGTGACGCTCGTGGTCTCGGGGACGGCATATCTCGTTCTGCAGATCGTCACGGTCGGAGCGCTCGGCGACCGCGCCGGCGAAGGCGACGTGGTGCTGCTCGAACTCGCCAGGACGGGTGATCTTGCCGCTGCCCCCGCCCTGGTCGGCGCCGCGGCGGGCATCGTCGCGCTCGGAGTCATGAACGTCTACATCGCTGCATTCGCGAAGCTCGGCGCGTCACTCGCCGCGTCGGGAGACCTGCCCGTCTGGTTCTCCAAGGGGGCCGCGAACGGCGAGGTCCCGCGACGCGCCCTGCTGCTCACCGGTGGTGTGGTGTCGGTGTACTTCATCGCCGCGCTCGCGATGGGTGGGGACCTCCAGCCGTTCATCCTCGTGCACACGGCGAGCATGGTCGCGATCTACGTGATCGGGATGGTCGCCGCGGTCCGGCTGCTGCCGCGCCGAACTGCAGGCCACCGGTGTGCGTCGATCGCCGTCGTGCTCACGTTCGCGCTCCTGCCTCTCGCCGGTATCGCCCTCATCGTCCCCGCCTTCCTCGCGCTGACCGCATGGGGTGTGCAGAAGCTGCGGAGCCGCAGGACGCTCTGA